Genomic DNA from Micrococcales bacterium:
TGGCTTGGTCCAACCACTTGGCCCTATCGCCGTGGTAGACCGGCAATAGCACACTGAACGGTTCAAACCCCTTCACGGCCGGCGAGTTGTAACTAGCCAAGGCGGGCCACCTGTTGGCTTATCTCACCCAGGGCGCCCAACACCCTGGCAGTTGGCCGCGGCGGACGCTTGAGACCGTCTGCCAACCCCTTGACCAGCAGTTTGACGGCCTTGGGCCGCTCTTCAGCCTTGACCAATACGCGCCGCCAACCCCAAAGGCTGTAGGCCAAGTAGGCGGCGCCTTCAACCGGGCCAAAAACCCCGCCCCACCACAAAGTCCAGATCTTGTTGCGAACATCGAAGTAGAAGCGGTCGCCGGGGGAATCGGCCGCCCCGGCCGGGCGGGCGGTGTGGTGTTCTGAGACCGAATCCGGTACGAAAACGGCCTCCCCCCTTCGGCTGAGCCGGGCCGAATACTCAAAGTCATCATTCCAAATGAAATAGTCAGCTTTGGGTAGTCCAAATTGTTCGACGCACCGGGCCGACACCAGCATTGATACGAACGAGCCAGTCCTAATTGGCCTTGCCCCGATGGCCTTCGCCCGTTGCCAGCGTTTCCGGCCGGGCCACAAGCGGGTTCTGGGTGTGTTCATTGGATGGTCGCGACCGTCGGTCCATACCACCTTTGAGCAGGCCAGGGCCAACCGCCCGGGGTAGGCCTGCCAGGCCTGTTCGAGGGCTTGCAGGGCCCGTGGGGTGGGCACCGTGTCGTCGTCCATCAGCCAGATGGCCTCGGCCTGCATCGATAGTGTGGCGTGGGCCAAGCCGGCGGCAAACCCGCCGGCCCCACCGGTGTTGCGGGTCAGGGTGATGACAG
This window encodes:
- a CDS encoding glycosyltransferase → MRIIALVVAYNRQDLLTHTLDALAAQTRPPDAVLVIDNASSDASGAVAANHPVAATVITLTRNTGGAGGFAAGLAHATLSMQAEAIWLMDDDTVPTPRALQALEQAWQAYPGRLALACSKVVWTDGRDHPMNTPRTRLWPGRKRWQRAKAIGARPIRTGSFVSMLVSARCVEQFGLPKADYFIWNDDFEYSARLSRRGEAVFVPDSVSEHHTARPAGAADSPGDRFYFDVRNKIWTLWWGGVFGPVEGAAYLAYSLWGWRRVLVKAEERPKAVKLLVKGLADGLKRPPRPTARVLGALGEISQQVARLG